A single Brassica rapa cultivar Chiifu-401-42 chromosome A04, CAAS_Brap_v3.01, whole genome shotgun sequence DNA region contains:
- the LOC103863547 gene encoding uncharacterized protein LOC103863547 isoform X2: MDPAEEIRDTKRHQEYCNMLGYVADSEYGIPRRCPCGGRIIDEVRVKEEHDTHPGKRFFSCINYEADGFHYRQPWVIGVQEEIERLRKRVEEADEVIKLVPNLTKQIESVEAQVKRLSLLLDHLTGDVYNLTVQMANLEKVCFE, from the exons ATGGATCCCGCAGAGGAGATAAGAGATACAAAGAGGCATCAGGAGTACTGCAACATGTTGGGATACGTCGCAGATTCCGAATATGGGATTCCTAGAAGATGTCCCTGTGGTGGGAGAATCATTGACGAGGTTCGGGTGAAGGAGGAGCACGACACTCATCCTGGGAAGCGCTTCTTCAGCTGCATAAACTACGAG GCTGATGGATTTCATTATCGTCAGCCTTGGGTAATAGGCGTCCAGGAGGAGATCGAACGCCTGCGTAAGCGTGTAGAAGAGGCTGATGAGGTGATCAAGTTGGTGCCCAATCTCACCAAACAGATTGAGAGTGTTGAG GCACAGGTTAAAAGGCTAAGTTTGCTGCTTGATCACCTCACTGGAGACGTTTATAACCTCACAGTGCAGATGGCTAATCTGGAGAAGGTCTGCTTTGAATGA